A segment of the Desulfomicrobium macestii genome:
CGACCGTGCCGCATTCGTCTGTCTCGATAATGATGGGGCTGGACTGGCACCAGCGGGTGCGCACGAAATTGCCGGAGTTGTGGCACGTGTCGCCGAGGCGGATGGAGGCGCAGGCGATGTCGGGATATTGCCAGGAAGTGCGGATCAAGTCGGCGATGCCTGACAGGAGTTCGCCTAGTGGTTGTTCGCGGTTTTGGGCCAGCCGACTGATCCCGTACAGGCAGTTGAGCTCTTTTATGCGCTCGAGCAGATCGTGGTGGGTCTTGCGGCTCTGGGCCACAAACATCCTCCACTCCTCGCTTGAGGCGGGAAAACTGTCGGTGGTGTCGGGGTGGATGGTCATGAGCGTATCTCCTGGGCAACGGGCGCGTTGGCCGTGTAGCACAGGATGGGGCAGGGTGCCAGGGGCGGGACCGGCATGCGGCCGGTCCACCCCTGGGGATTGTTGGGATCAGGCCAGGATCTTGCGCGCGATTTCGTCCTGTACGTCGGTAATGAACCGGATGCCGGTCTCGTGCGCGGTTTCGCGGTTGGCGGAGACGATGTCCCCTCGGGTGATCTCGGTGACCGAGAATTTGCGTGCACCGGCCAGGAGCTGCTGCAGGCCCGCGCCGAGCTTGTCGGCCAGGGTCCAGGCGGCGATGGCGCCGTAGGGCACGGTCTTCATCTCGTCGGCTCCGATCTTGGCCTTGAGGGACTCGTAGCCGGCAAAGATCTGCTCGGGGCTTTCGCCGATGTCGCGCACGGTCTTGGGCAGGGTGTCCCAGTTGCCGGCGACTTTTTCCTTGCGTTCGGGATTCAGCGCGCCTTCGATGTTGGAGCCCAGGAAACCTGGGATCATGAGGGTGCGGCCCATGCAGATCAGTTTGACGAAGGGGGCGCCCAGGGCCAGGGCCTTGAAGATGTGGTCTTCGCGGGCCAAGCCGCCGGCAAAGGACATGTCCACGACCTTCTTGCCCTGGGAGGCCAGGATGTTGCCGTACTCAATGGCCTTGGCGTGCAGCAGGACGGAGGGCACGCCCCAGGTCTCCATCATGTTCCAGGGGCTCATGCCCGTGCCGCCGCCGGAACCGTCGATGGTCAGCAGGTCGAGATTGGCGTCGGTGGCATACTTGATGGCCATGGCCAGGGCTTCCATGCCATAGGAGCCGGTCTTGAGCGAGATCTTGGTGTAGCCGAGCCCGCGCAGGTAGGCCACAGTTTCCATGAAGTTCTGGTGCACGGCATCGGAGGACGGCAGGTCGGTGTAGCCCAGGCGGCTGTGACGGGCAAAGCCCTTGATGGCTCCGGCCTTGAATGCTTCCTGCACTTCGGGAAGTTCCGGGTCCGGATCGACCAGGTAGCCGCGCTTTTTCAGGAACAGGGCGTAGTCCAGGCTCGTGACCTCGATCTCGCCGCCGATGTTCTTGGCACCCTGGCCCCATTTGAGCTCGATGCAGACCTTGTTGCCGTACTTTTCGATGACGTATTCGGCCACGCCGTTGCGCGCGTCCTCGACGTTGAGCTGCACGATCATGGTGCCGTAGCCGTCGGAGTAGCGGTTGTAGATCTCGATGCGGCGGTCCAGTTCCGGGGATTTCTCGATGCGGCCGCCGGACATGCTGGAGGCGCGGTCCACGCCGACCACGTTTTCACCGACCACGATCGGGATGCCGACCAGAGCGCAACCGGCGGCAAAGGAGTCCCAGTATTTGGCGGCGATGAAGGTGGAACCCAGGGCGCCGGTCATGAGCGGCATGCGCACCTTGGTCTTTTCCGTGGCGCCGAAGGACGTTTCCAGGGAGACGTTGGTGAAGAGACAATCATCGGGATTGGTGGTGCGCCCTGCGGCGACGCCCTGGGCACCGTAGCTGAAACCCTGGATGCGCAGGGAATTGTAGCTCACGCCGACATGACATGTATTCGCGCTGCCGGCGGTGACGGAGCCGAAATCCCGGGGATAGAGCATGTGCCGCCCCTTGAGGCAGGACATCCAGGTTTCACATTTTCCGGCACAGTCCGAGCGGCATAACGTGCACAGGCCGGATTCGGCCGGGTTTCCGCGGTTGGTGGTGCCGAGAACATCGTTGCTTTTGGGCCATTGGATCATCGTTTTCGTCTCCCGTATGCAAATTTGAGTGTATATTTCCCCTGAACGCGGACGTCACCACGAAGGCGGTCTGACCTTGCGTGGTGACGCTGCACATCTGTCCGGACCTGGGCCCGGCGACGCTGACGCATGAAGAAATTCAATAGATTATCTATGGATATGGAAAGGTCGTGTCGATAGGATCCGCGCCCGATTTTCTGGTCATTTTAAACCACAGGAGCGGGCATTTTTCCCAAATTAAGGGCAAGTATCCCAGGCATCGTTGCCGGGCGGCATCCGAGGGCATGACGTGCACAGGCGGGTGGGGCATGGGACTGGCGACGTGTCCAGTGCTGTGCGGGAGGGCGGGCAACCTGCCTAGTGGTAGTCGCCGGCCATGAAGTTGTCGGCCATGGCCATCACGGCGGCTTCGCTGGTCATGAGCATGTCCATCTGCCGGGTGACGATGAGCAGGCGGCCCAGCTGGTCCAGGCGTTCACGGGTATCTTCCCGCGAGAATTTCTGGAACCGGGCCTGGGTCATGTCGCCGCGCACGTCGGTGGTGAAGCCCAGGCGGCTCAGGATCAGGGCGATGCAGCGCACGCGGCGTTCGCGGCGGATCTCGTCGGCGGCCCCGCCCTTGAACTGGAAGGTGATGTAGTTCTTGGACACGGTCTCGCCGCAGTAGGCGTCCACGACGCTGTAGTGGTAGCCCACGCGCGAGCTGAAGTTCAGGTAGGTGTCGGAGACGATGCCGTAGCTGCGTTCGCCGAAGCGCTGGGCCTGGACCGTCGGGGGTTCGAGCATGTGCTGGGTCATGACCGAGAGGAAACCGCCAACGTCGATGGGGCGTGGTCCGCGAACGTGGACCTCGGGGCGCAGCATCCCGGACAGGAGGGCGGCCAGGGGTGCCGAGGTGACCTGTTCGGGAAATACGTATGGGCCGTAGACGTCCCTCAGCCCTCCGCCGAGGTCGATGAGGTGCAGGTCGATGGGCAGTTTGGCCTTGAGCTGGCAGGAAACGGCACCGGCGTCCGAGGCCCGGTCGCTGATGCGAAACATTTCCGTGTAGCAGAGTTCGTGCACGAAGCGCATGACGTCGTGCAGGGTGGTGCAGGACTCGGGTTTGAAGACCGGCGACTTCGGGTCGAGCAGGTGCAGGGGGACGATCTGGTCGGCGACCTGACGCAGGATGGCGTGCACCGGGGAATCGGCGATTCTGAAGCGCTGCGCCGACTTGAAGGTCATGAGTTCGGGGACGACCCCGGCATAGACCCGGCCGGTGATGGCGTCCACGGTCAGGGTCTGTCCGTCGAGGATTTTCGTGCTGGCGAGCCTGGCGTTGAGGATGGTCGGGACATCGAACTCGCGTGCCAGGGAAGCCATGTGCCCGGTGATGCTGCCGGCCTCGGTGACGATGGCCTGGGCGCGGTTCATGACCAGGACGTAGTTGGGGAGCGAGTGGGGTGCGATGAGGATGCCGCCCTCCGGAAAATCGGCGAGATTGTCGAGGTTTTGAGCCAGGACGGCCTGTCCCGAGCCGATGCCGGCGCAGGCGATGTCCGCCTGGTCGATGAGCAGCTGCGCGCCTTCGATGGCGGTGGTAGCCAGGCCGTTGTGGTGGGCGTGGGCCAGCCGCATGGGCCTGCTTTGCAGGATCATGATCCGCCCGTCCCGGTCCAGGGCCCACTCGATGTCCTGAGGATGGTGGTAATGTCCTTCCAGACGGGACGCGATGGCTGCAAGCTCCAGGACCTGCGCGGTGCTCAGGCAAGGCGCGGTGCGCAATGCCTCCGGAACCGCCTCCTCATGCTTGCCTGAGGAGTCGGAGACGAGGCGCACCCGTTTGTCGGCGACATGCTGCATAGCGATATGGGGGACGGGTCCCGGCCTGACGTGCCAGGTGTCGGGCTCGATGATCCCGTCCACGGCATAGGCCCCAAGGCCCCAGATGGCATTGAGGACCATTTCGTCGGACAGGGGGTTCACGGGGTGGCGCGAGAAGATGATTCCGCTGGCCAGGGCGTCCACCATTTCGATACAGGCCATGCCCATGGCGCAGTGCTCGAAGGACACGCCGTGATGGATGCGGTAGGTGATGGCGCGGGGCGAGAAGAGGCTGGCGAGGACCTCGCGGAAGGCGTTCTCCAGTGTTTCCCGCGTGACGCCGAGGATGGTCCTGTATTGTCCGGAGAAGGAGAGGATGCCGTCCTCGCCGATGGCGCTGGAGCGCAAGGCCGCCCGGGTTGATGCGGGATCGGCAAAGCTCTGGTCCCAGGCGTCCAGGATGTCGCGCATGACGTCTTCGGGGACGCCGACACGGTTGATGGTCCTGAATATGGCCTCGGACGCGGCGACCACGGTGGCGGGGGCGTCCGCCCTGGCTTCGCGGAGCTGCTTCAAAATTTCATCCCGCAGACCCTCGCCGCGCAGAAAAGCTTCGTAGGCGGCCGTGGTAATCGCGAAACCGGCCGGAGTGGGGATGTTTGCGCGATTGCGCATTTCTCCGAGGTTTGCGCATTTGCCGCCGACGACATCCACCAAGCCTTTGTTCACGGCCGACAGGGGAAAAGTGTATTCCGTGATGACGGGCTGGGGTTTGCTGTCCAGGATGGCGCTGATGCGGGCGTTGATGTGTTCCACCATGGCCGGCAGCGTGCCATAGCGGTCTCCCGAGATGGCGTTCAGGGAGGTGACCATGCGCATGGTGTGGAAGACGCTTCTGGTGGCCAGCGCCCGGATCTCGTTCATTCCGAACAGGGCCGCCCCTTTCAGCTTCTCGTCGATCTCCGCCATGATCGTGCCGAGTTCCGCATTGGACAGGAGCAGGTCCTTGAAATGCGTGTATTGCAGGCGGAAGGAACGCAGCACGGCTTCGTTCTCCTGCCCGGCTTTTTTTTGGGGGAGCAGTGCCTGGATCAGATCCCGGAATCCCATGATGCAGTCTCCCGGATGCAGGTTATGGAGTACGGACGGCCACCACGTACCGCGAGGACGGGCCCTTGCCGGTTTTCTTCAGCAAGCCCTTGTTGACCAGATCCTGCAAATCGTATTGCGCGGTTCTGACCGAAATCTCCTCCCCGACGGCGCTTTCATACAGAGCACGGTTCGTGCCACCATTGGCGGCAATCGAGGGCCAGGCCTTGACTTGCCGCGGGTTCAGGGTGGCCAGGACCGCCTCGGGCAGTGCGGACGACGTGTGCGCGGAGGGGCTTGGCGGCCCTTCCGGCGTTGTCGTGGCGAGCGGTTCCGGGCTGCTCCCGTTTCTTGAACCGGCCGGAGTCTTGGCCTGGACTGCAGGACCCTGGGCCGTGGCTGGCTCCGATGCGGGTCCGGCTGCGCGGTTCTGACCGAACTCGATGTGGTCCGCCAGCAGGAGGTTGCCTTCGGCAAAGGTCATGGCGCGGGTGATGCAGTTCTTCAATTCGCGGATGTTTCCCGGCCAGTCGTGCTGCAGCAGCTTGTCCAGGGCACCGCGGCTGATGTCCGGCGGAGTCGTGCCCCGGGTGTGCTCACGCATGAACGAGCGGACCAGGGCGGGGATGTCCTCCCTGCGATCGCGCAAGGGTGGGGTCGAGATGGTGATGACGGCCAGCCGGTAGTAGAGGTCTTCGCGGAACTTCCCGTTGCGTGCGGATTCAAGCAGGTCGACGTTGGTGGCGGCCACGACGCGCGCGTCGAAGGGCTGGTCCTGATCGCTACCCAGGGGACGGATTCTGCGCGCCGCCAGGGCGCGCAACAGGGACTGCTGCACCTTGGGCGATGCGTTGCCGATTTCGTCGAGGTGCAGCGTGCCGCCCGAAGCGGCGAGGAATGCGCCTTTGCGGTCCGTCTTGGCCTCGGAGAATGCGCCCTTCACGTGTCCGAAGAGCGCGTCCATGAGCAGGTTTTCGTCCAGCGCGCCGCAGTTGATGGAAATGAAGGGGCCTGTGGCGCGGGTGCCGGCGCGGTGGATCGCTTCGGCCGTGAGCTCCTTGCCCGTGCCGGTTTCACCGATGATCAGCACGTCGGCCATGACCTGGGCCGCCTTGTGGATCATGGCGTTGAGGTTGCGCACCGCCTGGCTCGAACCCACGATGCCGAAGGCCTTCTCTGCGCAGCGTGACGACTCTTTGCTTGAGGCGTTTTCCGCCAGCGCATCGAGGCTGACTGGCTGGCGCTGCATCTCGTCGAAGATCAGGCCCTGGCGGATTCGGGTCTCGTTGCGGGCCGTCTGCAGCTGCAGCAGAAGAATGTTGATGACGTGCTGGAGGTGACGCAGCTCCTTGGGCAGCGGAGCCAGTTCCAGGGTGGCGGCATCGTCGCCCATGGCTATTTGTTCCGTGGCGGAAGCCAGTCTCTTCAGCGGGTTGCTGATCCTTCGATTGAGATAAACGAACGCCGCGATGGTGAGCAGGAGCGCCACGAACCAGGATATGCCGAGGGCCATGGCCACTTCATAGCGCGAGGCCTTGAGCATGAAGCTTGTGTCGATGCACCCGATCCCTCCGAGGATGACCGGATTTCCCGTGGCCTCCTCCTGGAAACGGATTGGAACATAATAGAGGTAATGGTCTCCGCCGGTGTTGCTTGGGTCGTTCAGGAAGTTCGCAAATCCGATCTCGCCGTCTTTACCGGCCTGCACGGCGGATACCACAGCCCAGTATTTCTCGTATTGCGGATTCGGCCGGAACGCGGTCGCGAATCCCGGTCGGCCGAGATCGCCCTGCAGACCCGTGCGGATGTCGTCGATGGAGATTTTGAGGTGCGGGTTGCCGGCCTGCCCCGTCTCGCAGATGAGCCATCCCGCTGCGTCGAAGAAAAAGCTCCTGACCTGCTCCTTTTCCTGGGGGAAGATGTAGAGAGGCGACTGCCTGGAGGAGAAGGTGGTCATGATCCGCTGAATCTCGATGATATCGACGGACAATGTCAGGTATCCCCGGAATCTCTTTTCCGCGTCCAGCACCGGCGTGCTCAGCCTGATGACCGAGAACTCGATGTTCTCAACGGAGCCCAGGTACGGAACCGACGTGTAGTAGGCCTGCACGGGCTGTTCGATCTGCACGAAGTCCTCGATCTTGCCCCCGATCCTCTCCCTGCGCGTGAAGGCGCCGAACTTGACGCCCGCGGCCTGCTCGTCCGGAACCTTCCAGACCTTCTCCCCCGTGTTCAATAGGACGTAGTTGTCCTGTGGCGCAGTGCCGTGAAATGCGATTTCGCAGTATTTGTTCCGCTTTGTCGCGGGTTTGTCCATCATGTATTTCTGGATGGCCTGGGCCGAGACATCGGAGCGCGCCAGATTCTGGATTTCATAGCGCGCGTCCTTGAGCAGCTGCTGCAGCTCGTGGGCCTGGGCCAGCGCCCTGGTGTGAGCGTTTCGCGCGTAGGCGCGATTCAGGTAGTGGGAGGAGATCCGGTAGGTCGAGACGGTCATGACCAAGAGCACGCCGGCCACCAGCGGCGTGCCCAGAAGCAGGAGGATGCGGGTTATACTCCATTCCTTCACGGGTTTTTCGAGGTTGAGCACCGGGTCGAGCGTGGGGGGGTAGGAGTAGGGCATTTCTGTCCTCCGGGTTGTCGCTGGATTATCGCGAAATATTTTTGCGTATAGTGTCCTCTTGTGAAAAATTGCGCAACAAGAATGTTCAATCACTTGAAATACAGGGCAAAATTCATGCGTGATCGCCTTGGCTCGTCCTTTGCTATTTTGGCTACAGATGCGTGATTAACCCGTTGAATTTGCATGACGGGAAGAACTTCTGAAACGAAACGGCAGGGGAGAGGTCCGGGCTGGAAGCCTTGAATGAGGCTGAGGCCGGACCGGGGAAGCAAACATTCTGGAGGTTATGATGAAAGCAAGATTGAACAGGCTCTGGTGGTCACTGATGGCAATGGTCCTGCTGTGTCCCGGTTTCGCCCTGGCGGCCGGCGGTGGAGGCGCGGCCCCCATCGTGCTGGTGGCGGACACCCGGAAGCTGACCGGGATTCTGGCTTGGTGGGCCAATCTGTACAATGAGAGTCATTTTCAGTTCATGATCCTGACGGTCGTCCTGATCCCGATCACTGGCGTGGTGTTCGGTGTCCTGGCCGACATCATCATGAGCTGGATCGGCATCGACCTGAAGTCCCGCAATCTGGCGGAACACTAAACCGTACACCATCGACCAAGGAGATAAACCATGGATTGGCTCTATGTCCTCATGCCCATCGCAGGCGTTAAAATTTTCTGGCCCGGCCTCATTATCCTCGGAGTCGGCGTCGGCATCATCGGCGGTTTCTTCGGCATGGGCGGGGCGTGGATGGTCACGCCCGGTCTCAACATTCTCGGTTTCCCCATGGCCTTCGCCATCGGCACCGACATCGCGCACATGGCGGGCAAGTCTCTCATTTCCACCATGCGCCACGGCAAGTTCGGCAACGTCGACTACAAACTGGGTCTGATCATGCTGGTGGGCACCGTGGTCGGCTTCGAGGCCGGGGCCCAGATGGTCATGTGGCTGGAACGCATCGGCAGTGTCGAGAAGGTCGTGCGCTGGATCTACATCGTGCTTCTGGCCTTCATTGCCTGGATGGTCTTCCATGATGTCGCCAAGCGCAAGGCCAAGGAGCGCGCGGCCCTCGCCCGCGGCGAGAAGCTGACCGGCCTTGAGACCGGCGTCGAGTGGCACAAGGCTCTCCACAAGATCAAGATTCCCCCGATGGTTCACCTGAAGGAAGCCGGCATCTACTGTTCCGCCTGGCTGCCCATCTTCGTCAGCTTCTTCACCGGCTGGCTGGCCGGCATCCTGGGCATCGGCGGCGGTCTGATCCGCATGCCCGCCCTGATCTACATGATCGGCTGTCCGACCCATGTCGCCGTCGGCACCGACCTCTTTGAAGTGGCCATCTCCGGCCTTTACGGCGCGGCCACCTACACCTGGAAGGGCCGCACCGAGCTCGTCGCCGCCATGATCATGCTGGTCGGCGCCGCCATGGGCGCCCAGGTCGGCGCCGTGGCCACCAAGTACATCAAGGGCTATGGCATCCGCATCGCCTTCGGCCTGGCCGTCATCGGTTGCGCGGTGTCCATCCTGCTCAAGCTGGTCCAGCCCTGGCTGCCCGCCTACAAGAACCTGCTCAATAATGCGTCGACGGTCCTGGTCCTCGGCTTGGTGAGCTGCATGTCCATCTACATCTTCGTGCGCATGGTCCAGGGCGTTAAGATGGAACTGGCTGCCAAGAACCGCAGGAACTAGCCCGCAATCAGATAAGGAGTTGAACATGAATACCAGACGCATACTGCTCGGACTCGCCATCGCGCTGCTGACCTTCGGTGTCCTTGGGTGCGATGAATACGGCAAGGTGGATCAGGGACGGGTCATCGCCTTCGACAAGGACAAGCAGACCGTGACCGTGATCCAGGACAAGGCCATGGATTCCCAGAATCCCGACTATTCGATTCTGCCTCCGCACACGTACAAGATGCCTACGGATCCGGCCGAGCGCGGCGCGGACCCCAAGGCCGGGTATCGCATGAAGCTGGACGTGGACAAGAAGGTCATCCGCATCTTCAATCCCAACAACCAGGCCCTTGAAGATCTGCCCATCACCATCGTGGACGTGCAGAAGGACATCGCCAAGGACCACCCCCTGGTTTTCGACAAGGACAAGAACGTGGCCAAGAAGTTCCCCGTGGTCGATCAGGACAATAAGACCGTCACCGTCTATTCAGGTCGCCAGAAGATGCTCGCCACCTTCAGCGTGCCTGAAGAGTACTTCGGGTTTCCCGAGAGCACCTGGGACGCCGGCGACGAGGTGCGGGTGTACTACAAGACGGAAGGCGAAGCCATCCGCTTCATGAACGTCAGCAAGACCGACATCTTCAAGAAGTAAAGCCTCGGGGATGCGCGGGGTGGACAACCGCCCTCCTGGACGTCCCGCGCATCCCCCTTTAAGGAGTCCGACGTGAGCGAATACAGATTTTTCCTGCTGCACAAGATCCTCGTCCTGTCCATCAACGCCCTGGTTCTCGGGGCGCTGACCGTTGCCATGTACATGGCCGCGCAGAATCCCGAGGAGTTCACCCTTGTCTTCCTCAGGGTTTTCGGGAGCCTGCTGCTGCCCATCATTGTCCTGGGGTTCGCGGCCAAGCGGAAGCTGCGGCGCAGCGCGGATTCCATGTGCGGAGATGCGGCGTGATCCGTGCCCAGCGGATCTGGCGCCTCCAGCGCGCCAGCGGCACCGTGGCCATGATTCTGCTGGTCCTGACCCTGCTGATCCTTTTCGACGGCCTGCGCGGCGGAATTTTCGGTGGATCGGGGCAGGTGCGACTCATCCCGGGTGAACGCTACGTGGTGAGCGGCCCCATGCCTCCAAAGACCGAGCGGATCAGGGATTTCGTGATTGAGGGCGGCGCCTTCGACGGCTCCCTGCGCCTGGTGCCCGAAGCCGTTTTCACGGGCTATCTCTTCGGCGGTGGCATGTGGCGCGGATATTTTGAAGTCAGTCCCGTGCCGCGCCCCGGAACCTACGTGTTCAAGGTCCGCGACAGGTTTGGGGAAAAGCAGAACCCGGCCCTGGTCTTCACCGTCCGCGTCTTCGCCAGCGCCAAGGCCAGGCAGGCCGATTCCCCCTCCCTCGTGACACGCTGGACCGCGGCCGACCCATTGATAGTGGCCGCAGTGCTTGGTTTTTTCGGACTTGCGACAGCCGGCGGCAATTACCTGCTGGGCAGGAAGTGGCATGAACTGCTTGCGGAGCACGGGTGTGGGGAGATATTCAGACTGCGGAAGATCGACGGATACCTGGAAGCGGAAGTGGAGATGCGCTCGTGCTCAAGCGTGGAGGAAGGTGCGCCGTTCAGGTTCACGCATCCCCTGCGCGGCGACCTCGGACAGGGGACGGTGCTGTCCTGCGACCGCAATGAAATCAGAATACGGATTCCCGCGGATTCGCCCGTGCGGCTGGGCGACATCGCCTGTCCCGCTCAGGCATGATCCCATGGAGAGGCCATGAGTTCTCTTGAAGACTGCAAGCTCTTGTTTGTGGATGACGAGGAAGAGTTTCTGGGCACCATGGCCAAGTACCTGCGGCGCAAGAAGCTCGACGTGGCCACGGCGTCCTCGGGCCGGGCAGGCCTGGACTGGTTCGGGAATCACTCCGTTGACATAGTGGTCCTGGACATGAAGATGCCGGACCTGGGCGGGATCGAGGTGCTGCGGGAGATGCGCCGACTGAAGGGCGAGGATTTCGGGGTGATCATCCTGTCCGGTCACGCCCATACGGGCTTGGCCCTGGAAGCCATGCGCGCTGGCGCCGACGACTTTCTGCTCAAGCCCTGTTCCGTGGAGAATCTTCTGGAGCGCATCGACCTGCTCCGCGATCGCCTGCTTGAGCGCCGCAGCGCATGAATCCCGGACTCCGGAAATGAAAAAACCCTCGGTGACGAGGGTTTTCTGCGTTACGCGGGGGTCTTGACGGCCTTCTTGCGCTTTTCCCAGAGCTTCATGCCCTGCATGGTCTTGCGACGGTCGCGGGCCAGGGACTTGGCGACCAGGGAAGTGCCCTTCTTGTAGCCGTACTTTTCGCGGTACTCTTCGGGGGTCAGACCGTGGGTAGCCAGGTGGCGCTTAGTCAGGACCTTGAAGGACTTGCCGCATTCGCAGCAGATGACGCTCTTTTCACGGATGGCGTTCTTGGGATCCACGGCGGGTTCAGTGTCGACAACGGGGACAACGCCTTCGGCGACACCACGGATGCTCTGCGTCAGGGCGCGGATCATTGAGGTGATTTCGTCTTCGTTCATGTTGCGGACAGAAGCCTGGGCCTTCACGATTTCGATTGCTTGCTTCAGATAATCTTCCATTTTTACTCCATAGCTATAATAGGGTCATTGATAACGCTGTAAACCGTCAGACAAAGTAGCTTACTTCATAGTAGAGAATGATGGAATGTCAAATGCTTTGTTGACAATCTGTTATGTCTGCTCCTGATTGCCGGGAGGATCGTTGTGAACGTGTCTGAATCCGTTGAGGAAATATGTGGTTTCCCAAGGTGGTGATTATCTTTCCGGGGGAATACATTTGTTTGGGAAGCTTGACGACGATGGGATTTTGAGGTCAGCATGCGTCCATGTTACGATAGACGGCGAGACCAAAAGGAGGACAAATGCCATCTTTTGATATTGTGAATGAAATCGATTTGCAGGAAGTTGATAATGCGGTGAACAATGTGCGCAAGGAAGTCGAGACCCGGTACGACTTCAAGGGCGTGATCACGGAAATGGACTTCAATCGCAAGACGAAAATCCTCTCTCTGGTTACCGGAGACGAGATGAAGATACGGGCCATAAGGGAGATGCTGATCTCGCATTTCGTGCGCCGCAAGGTCGATCCCAAGTCCCTGGAGTTCGGGGAGACCGAAAATACCTCCCGTGGTCAGCTCAAACAGGAAATCAAGCTGCACGACGGCATAGACAAGGATGCCGCCCGCAAGCTGGTCAAGTTGATCAAGGACAGCAAGCTCAAGGTCCAGGCCGCCATCCAGGACGAACAGGTGCGGGTCTCCGGCAAGAAGATCGATGACCTGCAGGAGGTCATGGCGCTGCTGAGAGGGTCCGAGTTCGAGTTGCCCTTGCAGTTCGTGAACATGAAAAAGTAACCGGAGGTGCGCATGCACGCATTCATCATGGGGATTTGGGCCTGGATCATGTCCAATCCGCTGATCGGGTTGGGAGTGGGCGCGGTCGTGGTGTTTCTTTTCTGGAGACAGCCCCGGCAGACCATGAAGCTTCTGATTGCGCTGCTTGTGCTTGTGGCCC
Coding sequences within it:
- a CDS encoding glutamate synthase-related protein; the encoded protein is MIQWPKSNDVLGTTNRGNPAESGLCTLCRSDCAGKCETWMSCLKGRHMLYPRDFGSVTAGSANTCHVGVSYNSLRIQGFSYGAQGVAAGRTTNPDDCLFTNVSLETSFGATEKTKVRMPLMTGALGSTFIAAKYWDSFAAGCALVGIPIVVGENVVGVDRASSMSGGRIEKSPELDRRIEIYNRYSDGYGTMIVQLNVEDARNGVAEYVIEKYGNKVCIELKWGQGAKNIGGEIEVTSLDYALFLKKRGYLVDPDPELPEVQEAFKAGAIKGFARHSRLGYTDLPSSDAVHQNFMETVAYLRGLGYTKISLKTGSYGMEALAMAIKYATDANLDLLTIDGSGGGTGMSPWNMMETWGVPSVLLHAKAIEYGNILASQGKKVVDMSFAGGLAREDHIFKALALGAPFVKLICMGRTLMIPGFLGSNIEGALNPERKEKVAGNWDTLPKTVRDIGESPEQIFAGYESLKAKIGADEMKTVPYGAIAAWTLADKLGAGLQQLLAGARKFSVTEITRGDIVSANRETAHETGIRFITDVQDEIARKILA
- a CDS encoding PEP/pyruvate-binding domain-containing protein — translated: MGFRDLIQALLPQKKAGQENEAVLRSFRLQYTHFKDLLLSNAELGTIMAEIDEKLKGAALFGMNEIRALATRSVFHTMRMVTSLNAISGDRYGTLPAMVEHINARISAILDSKPQPVITEYTFPLSAVNKGLVDVVGGKCANLGEMRNRANIPTPAGFAITTAAYEAFLRGEGLRDEILKQLREARADAPATVVAASEAIFRTINRVGVPEDVMRDILDAWDQSFADPASTRAALRSSAIGEDGILSFSGQYRTILGVTRETLENAFREVLASLFSPRAITYRIHHGVSFEHCAMGMACIEMVDALASGIIFSRHPVNPLSDEMVLNAIWGLGAYAVDGIIEPDTWHVRPGPVPHIAMQHVADKRVRLVSDSSGKHEEAVPEALRTAPCLSTAQVLELAAIASRLEGHYHHPQDIEWALDRDGRIMILQSRPMRLAHAHHNGLATTAIEGAQLLIDQADIACAGIGSGQAVLAQNLDNLADFPEGGILIAPHSLPNYVLVMNRAQAIVTEAGSITGHMASLAREFDVPTILNARLASTKILDGQTLTVDAITGRVYAGVVPELMTFKSAQRFRIADSPVHAILRQVADQIVPLHLLDPKSPVFKPESCTTLHDVMRFVHELCYTEMFRISDRASDAGAVSCQLKAKLPIDLHLIDLGGGLRDVYGPYVFPEQVTSAPLAALLSGMLRPEVHVRGPRPIDVGGFLSVMTQHMLEPPTVQAQRFGERSYGIVSDTYLNFSSRVGYHYSVVDAYCGETVSKNYITFQFKGGAADEIRRERRVRCIALILSRLGFTTDVRGDMTQARFQKFSREDTRERLDQLGRLLIVTRQMDMLMTSEAAVMAMADNFMAGDYH
- a CDS encoding sigma 54-interacting transcriptional regulator, with the translated sequence MPYSYPPTLDPVLNLEKPVKEWSITRILLLLGTPLVAGVLLVMTVSTYRISSHYLNRAYARNAHTRALAQAHELQQLLKDARYEIQNLARSDVSAQAIQKYMMDKPATKRNKYCEIAFHGTAPQDNYVLLNTGEKVWKVPDEQAAGVKFGAFTRRERIGGKIEDFVQIEQPVQAYYTSVPYLGSVENIEFSVIRLSTPVLDAEKRFRGYLTLSVDIIEIQRIMTTFSSRQSPLYIFPQEKEQVRSFFFDAAGWLICETGQAGNPHLKISIDDIRTGLQGDLGRPGFATAFRPNPQYEKYWAVVSAVQAGKDGEIGFANFLNDPSNTGGDHYLYYVPIRFQEEATGNPVILGGIGCIDTSFMLKASRYEVAMALGISWFVALLLTIAAFVYLNRRISNPLKRLASATEQIAMGDDAATLELAPLPKELRHLQHVINILLLQLQTARNETRIRQGLIFDEMQRQPVSLDALAENASSKESSRCAEKAFGIVGSSQAVRNLNAMIHKAAQVMADVLIIGETGTGKELTAEAIHRAGTRATGPFISINCGALDENLLMDALFGHVKGAFSEAKTDRKGAFLAASGGTLHLDEIGNASPKVQQSLLRALAARRIRPLGSDQDQPFDARVVAATNVDLLESARNGKFREDLYYRLAVITISTPPLRDRREDIPALVRSFMREHTRGTTPPDISRGALDKLLQHDWPGNIRELKNCITRAMTFAEGNLLLADHIEFGQNRAAGPASEPATAQGPAVQAKTPAGSRNGSSPEPLATTTPEGPPSPSAHTSSALPEAVLATLNPRQVKAWPSIAANGGTNRALYESAVGEEISVRTAQYDLQDLVNKGLLKKTGKGPSSRYVVAVRTP
- a CDS encoding DVU0150 family protein, whose amino-acid sequence is MKARLNRLWWSLMAMVLLCPGFALAAGGGGAAPIVLVADTRKLTGILAWWANLYNESHFQFMILTVVLIPITGVVFGVLADIIMSWIGIDLKSRNLAEH
- a CDS encoding sulfite exporter TauE/SafE family protein, producing MDWLYVLMPIAGVKIFWPGLIILGVGVGIIGGFFGMGGAWMVTPGLNILGFPMAFAIGTDIAHMAGKSLISTMRHGKFGNVDYKLGLIMLVGTVVGFEAGAQMVMWLERIGSVEKVVRWIYIVLLAFIAWMVFHDVAKRKAKERAALARGEKLTGLETGVEWHKALHKIKIPPMVHLKEAGIYCSAWLPIFVSFFTGWLAGILGIGGGLIRMPALIYMIGCPTHVAVGTDLFEVAISGLYGAATYTWKGRTELVAAMIMLVGAAMGAQVGAVATKYIKGYGIRIAFGLAVIGCAVSILLKLVQPWLPAYKNLLNNASTVLVLGLVSCMSIYIFVRMVQGVKMELAAKNRRN